From one Rhodamnia argentea isolate NSW1041297 chromosome 1, ASM2092103v1, whole genome shotgun sequence genomic stretch:
- the LOC115752813 gene encoding protein RALF-like 33, whose translation MANSFSPSPRPCLFLISAVVLASLLFSAVRGGGVGEHGRHHLGWAGGAGAARSRCEGSIAECLAAGGDGEGEFDLDSESNRRILATTSYISYGALQRNTVPCSRRGASYYNCQTGASSNPYSRGCSAITRCRS comes from the coding sequence ATGGCCAACAGCTTCTCTCCATCGCCGCGGCCCTGCCTCTTTCTGATCTCGGCCGTCGTCCTAGCGAGCCTCCTCTTCTCCGCCGTCCGCGGCGGCGGGGTCGGCGAGCACGGCCGCCACCACCTGGGGTGGGCTGGCGGCGCCGGAGCCGCCAGATCGCGCTGCGAGGGGTCGATAGCCGAGTGCctggcggcgggcggcgacggcgagggGGAGTTCGATCTGGACTCGGAGTCGAACCGGCGCATCCTGGCGACGACCAGCTACATCAGCTACGGGGCGCTGCAGAGGAACACCGTGCCCTGCTCCCGGCGCGGCGCGTCGTACTACAACTGCCAGACCGGCGCGAGCTCCAACCCTTACTCCCGCGGGTGCAGCGCCATCACAAGGTGCAGGAGCTGa